TCCTTGCCGGTACCGCTCTCGCCCCGGATCAGCACCGTCACGTCGCCCGCCGTCGCCCGCTTCATCAGCCGGTACACCCGCTGCATCGCCGCGCTCGTTCCCACCATGCCGGCAAACGGGGCGGGTGTCTCCAGCGCCGCCCGCAAGTCGCGCACCTCGGCGCGCATGCGCTCGATCTCGACCTCGTGCGACAGGTCGCGGTACACGTACAGGTCGCCGATCACGCCGCCCTCGTCGTCGTGCACCGGCCTGCGCTGCCGATAGTACAGCGGGCCGGCCGCACCGGTCGCGGAGCGCTGCGCGCCGCCTCCTCCGGTAGCCGCCGCCGGCTCCAGCGGCTCCACCAGTTCGCCGCCCGCCTCGGCGGTGACGTGCCTGCCGTTGTCGCGCAGCACCCGCATGCGCTTGTCCCAGAGCGTATTCAAGGCGTGCGCCGGCATCGCCTTGAGGTCCGCCTCCGAGGCGTGCAACAGGTCCTCGTAACTGCGATTGGCGAACACCACGCGCTGCGCGTCGTCGTACACGGCGAGCGCCTCCCCGATGGTGTCGAGCACCGCCGTCAGCCGCCGGTTGGTGATGGTCAGCTCGCGCCGCCGCCGCTCCAGCTCCCGCTCCAGGTTCCACTTCTCGACCAGCGCCACGGTGATCTGCTGCACCTCTTCGCGCGCGAACGGCTTCCTGACGTACAGCAGCTTGTGCAGCAGCTCCATGTCCTCCACGATCTCCGCCAGCGACGTGTCCGTGTACGCCGTCATCAGCACGATCTCGATGGCGGAGTCGATGGCCCGTATCCGGCGCACCGTGGCCACCCCGTCGATGCCGGGCGGCATCCGGATGTCGATGTACGCCGCCGCGATCGGGTGCCCGTCGCGCACTGCCCGCTGCACGGCGTCGCATGCCTGTTCGCCGCCCATCGCGTGCAGCAGCTCGAACTCCGGCAGGTGGTGATCGGGCTCCTCTCCGCCCAGGAACGCCGCCGCGAGGTCGTCCGCCGCCGCCCACCGCGGCCTCAGCATTTCCTCGAAGTCGGCGTGGATGTCCTGCTGGTCGTCGACGATCAGCACCCTGGTGTTCGCCGGTTCCTTTCGTGCCACTCCGCTACCCGGTCGTGTTCCGCGCGATGCCGTGCGCATGCCTGGACGCATGATACTCATTGCGGCGACGGTTTTCGTCGCAAGAAGGGATAATAACACCAAAGAAATACTTATTTTGGCTTAGAAGTTATGTAGTATTTACTATTACGTCTCCGAGGCCACCTTCGGGTACGCGGGGAGCGGCGCGCTCAGGCGCGGTTCAGGCCATCTCGGCGCGCCGCAGGCCCTCCCGGAACCCCACCATCTGCCGGCGGGTCTCGTCGTAGAGCCGCATCGACAGGCAGCGCAGCGTGCCGCGAATGCGCAGCACCGGCACGGCATGCAGCGCCGGC
The Spirochaetaceae bacterium genome window above contains:
- a CDS encoding sigma 54-interacting transcriptional regulator codes for the protein MARKEPANTRVLIVDDQQDIHADFEEMLRPRWAAADDLAAAFLGGEEPDHHLPEFELLHAMGGEQACDAVQRAVRDGHPIAAAYIDIRMPPGIDGVATVRRIRAIDSAIEIVLMTAYTDTSLAEIVEDMELLHKLLYVRKPFAREEVQQITVALVEKWNLERELERRRRELTITNRRLTAVLDTIGEALAVYDDAQRVVFANRSYEDLLHASEADLKAMPAHALNTLWDKRMRVLRDNGRHVTAEAGGELVEPLEPAAATGGGGAQRSATGAAGPLYYRQRRPVHDDEGGVIGDLYVYRDLSHEVEIERMRAEVRDLRAALETPAPFAGMVGTSAAMQRVYRLMKRATAGDVTVLIRGESGTGKELVARALHANGRRGKGPFLAVNCAAVPDGLIESELFGHEQGAFTGAMHVRRGCFERAHGGTILLDEIADMKPELQARLLRVLQERELQRVGGAVMIPVDVQVIAATNRDLDAALRSGAFRADLYYRLAVFPIELPPLRERREDVPQLVDHFLEQYAGRAGEAVKSISPGALRLLLAHHWPGNVRELQGVIERAAMMAGGGVIEAADLPAGLEAVRPESATGTQPATGTEPEAGGQPGVLAQVAPLAEVERRAVQRALAAADGNVTRAARALGINRATLHRKLNRYGLAAEVAGNAAAGR